One segment of Candidatus Blochmannia ocreatus DNA contains the following:
- the leuS gene encoding leucine--tRNA ligase — translation MKKLYTPSEIESVVQHHWYENKTFSVTEYSDQEKYYCLSMIPYPSGNLHMGHVRNYTIGDVISRYQRMLGKNVLQPIGWDAFGLPAEHAAMINKMDPESWTYSNICSMKRQLRLLGFAYDWNREIITCHPEYYRWEQWLFIVLYERGLIYKKLTFVNWCPYHLTVLANEQVINNCCWRCQTRVQYKKMSQWFIKITMYADQLLQGLDTLKHWPEQVKVMQRNWIGRSVGMNVTFKVLDCDDVLSIYMTRLDIFMGITYVVVSIDHPITAKAAQFNIDVVNFVKSNDISCSDIDSKDFSYREQQGVFTNMYAIHPITHNILPIWIVNFFSSSFIELEGKESAIAAVPAHNQRDLDFARKYNLPVKQVIKNNDGTQDNICEKAMISDGILCNSNEFNGFHSNVANNMISKKLIKYGIAKYSIKYRLKDWNISRQRYWGVPIPMVTLEDGSVKPVAVENLPVTLPTKTLFTKNQLNNYINSSLKEYTDWIYTNYKGRIAIRDTDTFDTFMESSWYYARYSCPHYNKGMLNSCAANYWLPVDQYIGGIEHAVMHLLYFRFYHKLMRDIGLLSSDEPAVSLICQGMVVSDAFYYIADDNQRIWVNSTDAIVSRDKAGRIVKAIDKDGHNLIYTGTCKMSKSKNNGVDPSKIIKKYGADTVRFFIMFAAPITETLEWNESGLIGAQRFLKRVWNLVYEHVHNNGPIDNLCDDLSLNSAQKFIRFSIHKTIEKVTDDIDRRKSFNTALAAIMKLVNILNTAEKASGPDRAILQEALLVVVRLLYPFTPHISFVLWQALGGKQDIDCVSWPSIDASAIQNDRTFISVQVDGKMRHKIYVPWNSDKNFLYKILEEKGILDTILVTRKIINIVYIKNKAINIVTQ, via the coding sequence ATGAAGAAATTATACACGCCTAGTGAAATTGAAAGCGTTGTGCAACATCATTGGTATGAGAACAAAACGTTTTCAGTAACAGAATATAGTGATCAAGAAAAGTATTATTGTTTATCTATGATTCCATATCCTTCTGGAAATTTGCATATGGGTCATGTAAGGAATTACACAATTGGTGATGTAATTTCGCGTTATCAGCGTATGTTAGGGAAAAATGTACTTCAACCGATAGGTTGGGATGCATTTGGATTACCCGCAGAACACGCGGCTATGATAAATAAAATGGATCCAGAATCTTGGACATATTCTAATATTTGTTCTATGAAGCGTCAATTAAGATTATTAGGGTTTGCGTATGATTGGAATAGAGAGATTATTACTTGTCATCCTGAATATTACCGTTGGGAACAATGGTTATTTATTGTATTGTATGAAAGAGGTTTGATATATAAAAAATTAACATTTGTAAATTGGTGTCCATATCATTTAACAGTTTTAGCAAATGAGCAGGTTATTAATAATTGTTGTTGGCGTTGTCAAACTCGTGTTCAGTATAAAAAAATGTCTCAATGGTTTATAAAGATTACTATGTATGCTGATCAGTTATTACAAGGTTTAGATACATTAAAACATTGGCCTGAACAAGTTAAAGTTATGCAACGTAATTGGATTGGGCGTTCAGTTGGTATGAATGTTACTTTTAAAGTTTTAGATTGTGATGATGTATTATCAATATATATGACGCGATTAGATATTTTTATGGGAATTACTTACGTAGTAGTATCTATAGATCATCCTATCACTGCAAAAGCTGCTCAATTTAATATTGATGTAGTTAATTTTGTTAAAAGCAATGATATATCTTGTTCTGACATAGATAGTAAAGATTTTTCATATCGTGAACAACAGGGTGTGTTTACTAATATGTATGCAATACACCCGATAACTCATAATATATTACCAATTTGGATTGTTAATTTTTTTTCTTCTTCTTTTATAGAATTAGAAGGAAAAGAATCTGCAATTGCTGCTGTACCAGCGCATAATCAAAGAGATTTAGATTTTGCGCGTAAATATAATTTGCCAGTTAAACAAGTGATTAAGAATAATGATGGAACTCAAGATAATATTTGTGAAAAAGCAATGATTAGTGATGGAATTTTGTGTAATTCTAATGAATTTAATGGATTTCATTCAAATGTGGCTAATAATATGATTTCTAAAAAATTGATTAAATATGGTATCGCCAAATATTCAATAAAATATCGTTTGAAAGATTGGAATATTTCTAGGCAACGATATTGGGGTGTACCTATTCCTATGGTAACGCTGGAAGATGGATCAGTAAAACCAGTAGCTGTTGAAAATTTGCCGGTAACTTTACCTACAAAAACATTATTTACCAAAAATCAATTAAATAATTATATTAATAGTTCCTTAAAAGAATATACTGATTGGATATATACTAACTATAAAGGGCGTATTGCTATTCGTGATACTGATACTTTTGATACTTTTATGGAATCTTCTTGGTATTATGCGCGTTATTCTTGTCCTCATTATAATAAAGGTATGTTAAATTCATGTGCTGCTAATTATTGGTTGCCAGTGGATCAATATATAGGTGGAATAGAACATGCTGTGATGCATTTACTGTATTTTCGTTTTTATCATAAATTAATGCGAGATATAGGGTTATTATCATCGGATGAACCTGCAGTAAGTTTGATATGTCAAGGTATGGTTGTATCAGATGCATTTTATTATATTGCTGATGATAATCAGCGCATATGGGTTAATTCTACTGACGCAATAGTGAGTAGAGACAAAGCAGGGCGTATTGTGAAAGCTATAGATAAAGATGGACATAATCTTATTTATACTGGTACTTGTAAAATGTCAAAATCCAAAAATAATGGGGTTGATCCTAGTAAAATTATAAAAAAATATGGCGCTGATACAGTGCGATTTTTTATAATGTTTGCTGCTCCAATTACAGAAACTTTAGAATGGAATGAATCTGGTTTGATAGGTGCGCAACGTTTTCTTAAACGTGTTTGGAATTTAGTATATGAACATGTGCATAATAATGGTCCAATAGATAATTTATGCGATGATTTATCACTTAATTCTGCACAAAAATTTATTCGCTTTAGTATACATAAAACTATAGAAAAAGTCACTGATGATATAGATCGCAGGAAATCGTTTAATACAGCTTTAGCTGCTATTATGAAATTAGTGAATATATTAAACACTGCTGAGAAAGCAAGTGGTCCGGATAGAGCGATCCTACAGGAAGCATTATTAGTTGTGGTGCGTTTATTATATCCATTTACTCCGCATATTAGTTTTGTTTTATGGCAAGCCTTAGGCGGAAAACAAGATATTGATTGTGTATCGTGGCCATCTATAGATGCTTCTGCAATTCAAAATGATAGGACATTTATATCAGTACAGGTGGATGGAAAGATGCGACATAAAATTTATGTTCCTTGGAATAGTGATAAAAATTTTTTATATAAAATTTTGGAAGAAAAAGGTATTTTAGATACTATCTTAGTTACAAGAAAAATTATAAACATAGTGTATATCA
- the lnt gene encoding apolipoprotein N-acyltransferase has protein sequence MLFSGLFAILAFSSYNFWPASIISLTILLIKVLESTWKQSAFYAFFWGIGFFGSGLQWMYISLHRFSNISNYIVIILIIFFLLYLALFPIFFSIVLSVIRSYLKIMPLRYTVSIIPVLWSIIEYVREYMFTGFPWLQLGYSQIDGPLKSIAPIFGVEGVTFVLVLISGLLSVSIIQRSLLPAMIAAGILLCLWCLTCLHWYSVQPKRAVHVSLVQGNIDQKIKWDVNYVEHILRTYVRHTLTLLGTTKIIIWPESAIPGNEKDYSYMLTILDKKLSAFQTNLITGIIGINNIKNIYCYYNSIIVLGNFQPYKYPSINRYDKHHLVLFTETYPCQKSFIKLLFNILDMPVFFMQKGSYIQNPLITSQVKITAVICYEIICGKQMRNNFSPDTDFLLTVANNAWFGDSTEPWQYLQIARMRALELGRPLLCSTNNGVTAIINADGSVQVRLLQFISSVLNATVAPTTGLTPYAKFGSKLFWSVSLFFICVFLCLNFKIIYKRNSNFFLD, from the coding sequence ATGTTATTTTCTGGATTATTTGCTATTTTAGCATTTTCTTCATATAATTTTTGGCCAGCTAGTATTATTTCTCTAACTATATTATTAATAAAAGTATTAGAATCGACATGGAAACAATCTGCATTTTATGCATTTTTTTGGGGAATTGGATTTTTTGGTAGCGGTTTGCAATGGATGTATATTAGTTTACATAGATTTAGTAATATTAGTAATTATATTGTAATAATTTTAATTATTTTTTTTCTGTTATATTTAGCATTATTTCCTATATTTTTTTCTATAGTTTTATCTGTTATACGTTCATATTTAAAAATTATGCCATTACGATATACAGTAAGTATTATCCCAGTGTTATGGTCTATTATTGAATATGTTCGAGAGTATATGTTTACAGGGTTTCCTTGGTTACAATTAGGATATAGTCAGATTGATGGGCCACTTAAGAGTATAGCGCCAATTTTTGGTGTGGAAGGAGTTACATTTGTTTTAGTTTTAATCAGTGGATTATTATCGGTATCAATAATACAAAGATCATTATTACCAGCTATGATTGCTGCAGGAATATTATTATGTTTATGGTGTTTAACATGTCTACATTGGTATTCTGTACAACCAAAACGTGCAGTGCATGTATCTTTAGTGCAAGGTAATATTGATCAGAAAATTAAATGGGATGTTAACTATGTTGAGCATATATTACGAACATATGTTCGACATACTTTGACTCTTTTAGGAACAACAAAAATTATTATTTGGCCAGAATCGGCAATTCCAGGTAATGAAAAGGATTATAGTTATATGTTAACTATCCTAGATAAAAAACTTAGTGCTTTTCAGACTAATTTAATTACTGGTATTATTGGAATAAACAATATTAAAAATATTTATTGTTATTATAATAGTATTATAGTTTTGGGAAATTTTCAGCCTTACAAATATCCGAGTATTAATAGATATGATAAGCATCATTTAGTGTTGTTTACAGAAACATATCCTTGTCAAAAAAGTTTTATTAAATTGTTGTTTAACATACTTGATATGCCGGTTTTTTTTATGCAAAAAGGTTCGTATATACAAAATCCTTTAATTACGTCACAGGTTAAGATAACTGCGGTTATTTGTTATGAAATAATTTGTGGGAAACAAATGCGTAATAATTTTAGTCCTGATACTGATTTTTTATTAACTGTTGCAAATAATGCATGGTTTGGGGATTCTACAGAGCCATGGCAATATCTGCAAATAGCTCGTATGCGTGCTTTAGAATTAGGTAGACCTTTGCTGTGTAGTACAAATAATGGGGTTACTGCAATTATTAATGCCGATGGTTCGGTGCAAGTTCGATTATTACAATTTATTTCTTCAGTACTTAATGCGACTGTGGCGCCTACTACTGGTTTAACACCGTACGCAAAGTTTGGATCAAAATTATTTTGGAGTGTTTCTTTATTTTTTATATGTGTTTTTTTATGTTTAAATTTTAAAATTATATATAAACGTAATTCTAATTTTTTTTTAGATTAA
- the corC gene encoding CNNM family magnesium/cobalt transport protein CorC (CorC(YbeX) belongs to the Cyclin M Mg2+ Exporter (CNNM) family, and was characterized as belonging to a set of three proteins, at least one of which must be present for CorA to function.) gives MNANDLEENVSCIRKKNFFTFILHHLFHSSPKNRNDLLSLIRDFEQNSLIDSDTRDMLEGVMEIVEQKVRDIMVPRAQIIYLKNTQSWDEQLKIIIDSAHSRFPVLYGNQDRIKGVLIAKDLLPFILDKSQLYNIDNILRPALVVPENKGVDRMLKEFRIQRCHMAIVIDEFGGMSGLITIEDILELIVGEIEDEYDIKNNCDIRQISQYAFIVNALTPVVDFNKMFNTTFYNEEIDTIGGFVVQAFGHLPKNGESINILGYIFKVVLTDSHRIVQLHVKIPKNSLYTSAEDI, from the coding sequence ATGAATGCTAATGATTTGGAGGAAAATGTTAGTTGTATTCGTAAAAAAAATTTTTTTACGTTTATATTACACCACCTTTTTCATAGTAGCCCTAAAAATCGTAATGATTTATTAAGTTTAATACGTGATTTTGAGCAGAATTCTTTAATAGATTCAGATACTCGAGATATGTTAGAAGGAGTTATGGAAATTGTAGAACAAAAAGTTAGGGATATTATGGTGCCCAGAGCTCAAATAATTTATCTGAAAAATACACAATCTTGGGATGAACAATTAAAAATTATTATAGATTCTGCTCATTCTAGATTCCCGGTATTATATGGTAATCAGGATAGAATTAAAGGTGTTTTAATTGCTAAAGATTTATTACCATTTATTTTAGATAAATCACAATTGTACAATATTGATAATATTTTACGTCCAGCTTTAGTTGTTCCAGAAAACAAAGGCGTAGACAGAATGCTAAAGGAGTTTCGTATTCAGCGATGTCATATGGCAATTGTAATCGATGAGTTTGGAGGTATGTCTGGTTTAATTACTATAGAAGATATTTTAGAATTGATAGTAGGTGAAATTGAAGATGAATATGATATTAAAAATAATTGTGATATTCGTCAGATTAGCCAATATGCTTTTATTGTTAATGCTTTAACTCCTGTTGTAGATTTTAATAAAATGTTTAATACTACTTTTTATAATGAAGAAATAGATACTATTGGTGGGTTTGTTGTGCAAGCTTTTGGGCATTTACCCAAAAATGGAGAATCTATTAATATTTTAGGTTATATTTTTAAGGTAGTTCTTACAGATAGTCATCGTATCGTACAATTGCATGTAAAAATTCCTAAAAATTCATTGTATACGTCTGCAGAAGATATTTAA
- a CDS encoding PhoH family protein, producing MDYVKKEIRLNPINNRRLMSLCGPFDDNLKQLEHQLGVVINRYDNVFKLIGKLIAINTAANVLLALYSDTEVEVGVINDISPKKVYLTVKQIQGLERLSIKSTDYVYDSLKQFIMKSNIVKPRTPNQAQYISNIFSYDITFGIGPAGTGKTYLAIAAAIDLLERRKRKYIVLTRPAIEAGEKLGFLPGDLNQKSDPYIRPLYDALFSILGHEKVEQLVHKNVIDVAPLAYMRGRTLNDSVVILDESQNTTVTQMKMFLTRIGFNSTAIITGDITQVDLPKNQLSGLIHAIQVLSKIKDISFNFFSKEDSVRHAIVTRIIDAYETWCKK from the coding sequence TTGGATTATGTAAAGAAAGAAATTAGATTAAATCCTATTAATAATAGGCGTTTAATGAGTTTATGCGGACCTTTTGATGATAATTTAAAACAGTTAGAGCATCAATTAGGCGTAGTAATTAATCGTTACGACAATGTATTTAAATTAATAGGAAAATTAATTGCTATTAATACTGCAGCTAATGTTTTATTAGCTTTATATTCAGACACAGAAGTTGAAGTTGGAGTAATTAATGATATTAGTCCAAAGAAAGTATATTTGACTGTTAAACAAATTCAAGGGTTAGAAAGATTATCAATAAAATCGACAGATTATGTTTATGATTCCTTAAAACAATTTATTATGAAAAGTAATATAGTGAAGCCCCGTACTCCTAATCAAGCGCAATATATTTCTAATATTTTTAGTTATGATATAACATTTGGAATAGGACCGGCTGGAACTGGTAAGACTTATTTAGCAATCGCTGCCGCGATAGATTTATTAGAACGTCGTAAAAGAAAATACATTGTTTTAACTCGTCCAGCTATTGAAGCAGGGGAAAAATTAGGTTTTTTACCAGGTGATTTAAATCAAAAATCTGATCCGTATATACGTCCATTATATGATGCTTTATTTAGTATACTTGGTCATGAAAAAGTAGAGCAGTTAGTACACAAGAATGTTATAGATGTAGCTCCGTTAGCTTATATGCGTGGTCGTACATTGAATGATTCCGTTGTTATTTTAGATGAAAGTCAAAATACGACTGTTACTCAAATGAAGATGTTTCTGACTCGTATTGGGTTTAATTCCACTGCGATTATTACAGGAGATATTACACAAGTTGATTTACCAAAAAATCAATTATCTGGGTTGATACATGCTATTCAAGTTTTATCTAAAATTAAAGATATTAGTTTTAATTTTTTTTCTAAAGAAGATTCAGTACGTCACGCAATAGTTACTCGTATAATAGATGCTTATGAGACTTGGTGTAAAAAGTAG